In Pectobacterium aroidearum, the following are encoded in one genomic region:
- the trpS gene encoding tryptophan--tRNA ligase yields MSKPIVFSGAQPSGELTIGNYMGALRQWVNMQDDYDCIYCIVDLHAITVRQDPQALRKATLDTLALYLACGIDPKKSTIFVQSHVPEHSQLSWILNCYAYFGELSRMTQFKDKSARYEENINAGLFDYPVLMAADILLYQTNQVPVGEDQKQHLELSRDVGQRFNSLYGDIFKVPEPFIPKSGARVMSLLEPTKKMSKSDDNRNNVIGLLEDPKAVVKKIKRAVTDSDEPPVVRYDVANKAGVSNLLDILSGVTGKSIPELEQEFNGQMYGHLKGAVADAVSGMLSELQERYHRFRNDEAFLQQVMREGAEKASARAQETLKKVYDAVGFVSRP; encoded by the coding sequence ATGAGCAAGCCCATTGTATTTAGCGGTGCGCAGCCGTCTGGTGAATTGACCATTGGTAACTACATGGGGGCGTTACGTCAGTGGGTCAACATGCAGGACGATTACGACTGCATCTATTGCATCGTGGATTTGCACGCCATCACGGTACGTCAGGATCCGCAGGCGCTGAGAAAAGCGACGCTGGATACGCTGGCGCTGTATCTGGCCTGTGGCATCGATCCGAAAAAGAGCACCATTTTTGTTCAGTCCCACGTGCCTGAGCACAGCCAACTGAGCTGGATACTGAACTGTTACGCCTATTTCGGCGAACTGAGCCGTATGACACAGTTCAAGGATAAATCCGCGCGTTATGAAGAGAACATCAACGCGGGTCTGTTCGATTATCCGGTACTGATGGCAGCAGACATCCTGCTGTACCAAACGAATCAGGTGCCGGTGGGCGAAGATCAGAAGCAGCATCTGGAACTGAGCCGTGACGTTGGTCAGCGCTTCAACAGCTTGTATGGCGATATTTTCAAAGTGCCTGAGCCGTTCATTCCAAAATCGGGCGCGCGTGTGATGTCGCTGCTGGAACCGACCAAGAAGATGTCCAAATCTGACGATAACCGCAATAACGTTATCGGTCTGTTGGAAGATCCGAAAGCGGTGGTGAAGAAGATCAAACGTGCGGTGACGGATTCCGACGAGCCGCCAGTCGTGCGCTATGACGTGGCGAATAAAGCCGGGGTATCGAACCTGTTGGATATTCTGTCTGGCGTGACGGGAAAAAGCATCCCTGAGCTGGAGCAGGAATTCAACGGCCAGATGTATGGTCACCTGAAAGGTGCGGTGGCGGATGCGGTATCCGGCATGCTGTCTGAGCTGCAAGAGCGTTATCATCGTTTCCGTAACGACGAGGCGTTCCTGCAACAGGTGATGCGTGAAGGCGCTGAAAAAGCGAGTGCTCGCGCACAGGAAACGCTGAAGAAAGTCTACGACGCTGTTGGTTTTGTTTCCCGCCCGTAA
- a CDS encoding M20 family metallopeptidase, whose protein sequence is MNATHNEGMLPAVNHQAVEEICDLIAAKRQQFCTLSDGIWDTPELNYEEHRSAAQHEAVLKAEGFRLTKGIAGMPTALLGEFGAGLPIIAILGEYDALPGLSQQANVAEPKPLENGGNGHGCGHNLLGTAALQAATAVKDYLQQHELAGTVRFYGCPAEEGGSSKGFMVKEGVFDDVDIALCWHPATFTGVNSPVSLACNELNFYFKGRAAHAAASPHLGRSALDAVELMNVGVNYMREHMPSSARVHYAITDSGGQAPNVVQANATVRYLVRARQLPELHQLVKRVKKIAEGAALMTETEVSSEVISGDANLLANPPLEARMHEHLLALGPIPFDDEDRKMAAMFQTALSAEDIAESYARFGVKPQPGLTLHDGIYPLYSPNEAFIGSTDVGTVSWVVPTVQIRSATYAIGTPAHSWQLVAQGKTGAAHKGMEYAAKAMASLAIDLLVTPELIAQAKADHQERLQHTPFENPIPDDVFPPIPQ, encoded by the coding sequence ATGAATGCAACACACAATGAAGGAATGCTGCCCGCGGTCAACCATCAAGCCGTAGAAGAAATCTGCGACCTGATTGCGGCCAAGCGACAGCAGTTCTGTACGCTGAGCGACGGCATCTGGGATACGCCGGAGCTAAACTACGAAGAGCATCGTTCAGCGGCACAGCACGAAGCCGTCCTGAAGGCGGAAGGTTTTCGCCTGACGAAAGGCATCGCCGGTATGCCTACCGCACTATTGGGGGAATTCGGCGCAGGTCTGCCGATTATCGCCATTCTGGGTGAATACGATGCGCTGCCGGGCCTGAGCCAGCAGGCGAACGTCGCAGAACCGAAGCCGCTGGAAAACGGGGGCAACGGTCACGGCTGCGGACACAACCTGCTCGGCACCGCGGCGCTACAGGCGGCAACGGCAGTGAAAGACTATCTGCAACAGCATGAACTGGCTGGAACCGTGCGTTTTTACGGCTGCCCTGCGGAAGAAGGCGGATCGTCCAAAGGTTTTATGGTCAAGGAAGGTGTCTTTGACGACGTCGATATCGCCCTCTGCTGGCATCCGGCGACCTTCACTGGCGTCAACAGCCCGGTGTCGCTGGCCTGTAACGAACTGAATTTCTACTTCAAAGGTCGCGCCGCTCATGCCGCCGCCAGCCCGCATCTGGGCCGCAGCGCGCTGGATGCCGTGGAGCTGATGAACGTCGGCGTGAACTACATGCGCGAACACATGCCTTCCTCCGCTCGCGTTCACTACGCCATTACCGACAGCGGCGGCCAGGCTCCGAACGTCGTTCAGGCCAACGCCACTGTGCGTTACCTCGTGCGGGCACGCCAGTTGCCGGAGTTGCACCAGCTCGTCAAACGCGTGAAGAAAATTGCCGAAGGCGCGGCGCTGATGACGGAAACTGAGGTCAGCAGCGAAGTGATTAGCGGTGATGCCAACCTGCTGGCAAATCCGCCGCTGGAAGCGCGTATGCACGAACATTTGCTGGCACTCGGCCCGATACCGTTTGATGACGAAGATCGTAAGATGGCGGCGATGTTCCAGACGGCGCTGAGTGCCGAAGACATTGCCGAATCCTACGCGCGTTTCGGTGTCAAACCTCAGCCGGGTTTAACGCTGCATGACGGGATTTACCCGCTGTATAGCCCGAATGAAGCCTTCATCGGCTCCACCGATGTGGGGACGGTGAGTTGGGTTGTACCGACGGTGCAGATCCGCAGCGCCACTTACGCCATCGGTACACCGGCGCATTCATGGCAGTTGGTCGCTCAGGGGAAAACCGGTGCTGCCCACAAAGGCATGGAGTATGCAGCGAAAGCAATGGCATCACTGGCTATCGACCTGCTGGTGACGCCTGAGCTGATTGCACAGGCAAAAGCCGACCATCAGGAAAGATTGCAGCACACACCGTTTGAAAACCCGATTCCAGACGATGTGTTCCCGCCTATCCCGCAGTGA
- a CDS encoding transporter substrate-binding domain-containing protein: protein MIKSKLTLLACSLCMAGTLAASFTASAEEKKWTTVRIATEGAYHPYNFTKPDGTLDGMEIELYKVLCNNMQVKCEIMVQPFTSTIPALNAGKFDAIISGMSATEKRREVIDFSQPYTQAGQTFAVLKSSKLAKEFPDAGQRFSINPADEATAKAEIEKLKPLLEGKTIGVQSASIASAFLDKYMKGVMKVREYKTTQEHDLDLKAGRVDLVIASAPYLKSISEKPGNADIVTPGPQFIGGILGSGSSVGLRKSDPELKAMFDKAIDQAKQDGTIRKLSEKWFGMDTTPL from the coding sequence ATGATCAAATCAAAACTGACTCTGCTCGCCTGCTCGCTGTGCATGGCAGGTACGCTGGCCGCCTCATTCACCGCCTCAGCGGAAGAGAAGAAATGGACGACCGTCCGCATCGCCACCGAAGGCGCTTACCACCCGTATAACTTCACCAAGCCAGATGGCACGCTGGATGGCATGGAGATCGAACTGTACAAAGTGCTGTGTAACAACATGCAGGTGAAATGCGAGATCATGGTTCAACCGTTCACCAGCACCATTCCTGCCCTGAATGCTGGTAAGTTCGACGCCATCATTTCTGGTATGTCCGCTACGGAAAAACGCCGTGAGGTGATCGATTTCAGCCAGCCGTACACGCAGGCAGGACAGACTTTCGCCGTACTGAAATCCAGCAAACTCGCTAAAGAATTCCCAGACGCAGGCCAGCGTTTCTCCATTAATCCAGCCGACGAAGCCACCGCAAAGGCTGAAATTGAGAAGCTGAAGCCGCTGCTGGAAGGCAAAACTATTGGTGTACAGTCCGCCTCTATCGCCAGCGCCTTTTTGGATAAATATATGAAAGGCGTGATGAAGGTACGTGAATATAAAACCACGCAAGAACACGATCTGGATCTGAAAGCGGGCCGTGTCGATCTGGTTATCGCTTCCGCACCTTACCTGAAAAGCATTTCGGAAAAACCGGGCAATGCCGATATCGTCACACCGGGGCCACAGTTCATCGGCGGCATTTTGGGCAGCGGCTCTTCCGTTGGCCTGCGTAAGAGCGATCCAGAGCTGAAAGCCATGTTCGACAAGGCCATCGATCAGGCCAAGCAAGACGGTACGATCAGAAAACTGAGCGAAAAATGGTTCGGCATGGACACCACACCGCTCTAA
- a CDS encoding ABC transporter ATP-binding protein — MTTPAISLRNIHKSFGSLDVLKGISIEANQGEVISILGSSGSGKSTLLRCSNLLELPDQGEILVGGEAIEMKPNRKGQNRPSNPKQIDRIRTQLGMVFQNFNLWSHKTVLENIIEAPVHVLKRPQAECVEHAEQLLEKVGLADKRHYYPAHLSGGQQQRAAIARALAMEPKVMLFDEPTSALDPELVGEVLRVMRTLADEGMTMLVVTHEMDFAREVSNRIVFLHQGEIEEQGTPEQVFTASQSARFRQFIASW, encoded by the coding sequence ATGACGACACCCGCCATTAGCCTGCGCAACATTCACAAAAGTTTCGGTTCTCTGGACGTTCTGAAAGGGATCTCCATTGAAGCCAATCAGGGGGAAGTCATCTCCATTCTGGGATCGTCCGGTTCAGGCAAATCGACGCTGTTGCGCTGTAGCAATCTGCTTGAGCTTCCCGATCAGGGCGAGATTCTCGTCGGCGGAGAAGCGATTGAAATGAAGCCGAACCGCAAAGGGCAAAACCGCCCGTCGAACCCTAAACAGATCGACAGAATTCGTACTCAGTTGGGTATGGTGTTCCAGAATTTTAACCTCTGGTCACACAAGACCGTGCTGGAAAACATCATCGAAGCGCCCGTGCATGTCTTAAAGCGTCCACAGGCAGAGTGTGTGGAACACGCCGAGCAGCTATTAGAGAAAGTCGGTCTGGCCGATAAGCGCCACTACTATCCTGCGCATTTGTCCGGCGGACAGCAGCAGCGCGCCGCCATTGCCCGCGCGCTCGCGATGGAACCCAAAGTGATGCTGTTCGATGAACCGACTTCCGCGCTCGACCCGGAACTGGTTGGCGAAGTGCTGCGCGTGATGCGCACGCTGGCGGACGAAGGGATGACCATGTTGGTCGTGACTCACGAAATGGATTTTGCCCGCGAAGTCTCTAACCGTATCGTCTTCCTCCACCAGGGGGAAATTGAAGAACAGGGAACGCCGGAGCAGGTTTTCACTGCCAGCCAGTCGGCTCGCTTCCGGCAATTTATTGCCAGTTGGTAA
- a CDS encoding ABC transporter permease, producing MDFPFLYDTFLEIIPGIPLTLQLAVSSVFLGFFLALGLALMQLSSFAVLRSISRTYVLFFRGTPLLVQLFLIYYGLGQFQWIRESILWPFLREPHWCALLSLSLCTGAYACEIIRGGLQSVPVGQIESARACGMPSFMIFKRIVFPLAIRQALPAYGNELISMVKSTSLASIITLMEITGIAARLIAETYRALEVFLVAGAIYLFINLILTRLLMWTEFTLTPHLRAPGAQPAAKKIKKLGDLQ from the coding sequence ATGGATTTTCCTTTTCTGTACGACACGTTTCTGGAGATTATTCCCGGTATTCCGCTGACCCTGCAACTGGCGGTCAGCTCCGTTTTTCTGGGCTTCTTTCTGGCGTTAGGGCTGGCATTGATGCAGCTGTCATCCTTTGCCGTGCTGCGCTCAATTTCACGAACCTACGTACTGTTTTTCCGCGGTACGCCGCTGCTGGTGCAGTTGTTCCTGATTTACTACGGACTGGGGCAATTTCAATGGATTCGCGAGAGCATATTGTGGCCGTTTCTGCGGGAACCCCACTGGTGCGCCCTGCTGTCGCTCAGCCTGTGTACCGGCGCCTATGCCTGCGAGATTATCCGTGGCGGATTGCAGTCCGTTCCGGTAGGCCAAATCGAATCCGCGCGCGCCTGCGGCATGCCGTCGTTCATGATTTTCAAGCGAATCGTTTTCCCGCTGGCGATCCGTCAGGCGCTCCCTGCTTACGGCAACGAGCTGATCTCGATGGTGAAATCGACCTCGCTGGCTTCCATCATCACGCTGATGGAAATCACCGGGATCGCCGCACGCCTCATCGCAGAAACTTACCGTGCGCTCGAAGTCTTCCTGGTCGCCGGTGCCATTTATCTGTTTATTAACCTTATTCTGACACGTTTGCTGATGTGGACAGAATTTACGCTTACCCCTCATCTCCGTGCGCCGGGTGCGCAGCCGGCAGCGAAAAAAATTAAGAAATTGGGAGACCTGCAATGA
- a CDS encoding ABC transporter permease yields MEDITFWQLISFGEHGWGKLLLIGAGMTLALAICGFLLGAAIGTIGAWSKICGNRPVRYLADGYTTITRGIPDLLIIYLLYFGGSSALTLLAKLFGSNEFLGFPGFLAGVFAVGISSGAQQTEVYRGAFYAVSKGEIEAAKACGMPTMLRLRRIIMPLLLRHAIPALGNVWQLVLKTSALVSVTGVAELMTQSQTGAGSTGKPFDFFMAAALLYLLISIGSGWIMRRAESHYSRGVKR; encoded by the coding sequence GTGGAAGACATTACCTTCTGGCAACTCATCAGTTTTGGTGAGCATGGCTGGGGAAAATTATTACTGATTGGGGCAGGAATGACGCTCGCACTGGCGATCTGCGGTTTCCTGCTGGGAGCTGCGATCGGCACGATTGGCGCCTGGTCCAAAATTTGCGGCAATCGCCCCGTGCGCTATTTGGCTGATGGGTACACCACCATCACCCGAGGCATACCGGACCTGCTCATCATCTACCTGCTTTATTTCGGCGGCAGTTCCGCGTTAACGCTGCTGGCTAAACTGTTTGGCAGCAACGAATTTCTCGGCTTTCCCGGCTTCCTTGCAGGTGTCTTCGCCGTCGGCATTTCCTCCGGCGCACAGCAGACGGAAGTTTATCGCGGCGCGTTCTACGCCGTTTCCAAAGGGGAAATTGAAGCCGCTAAAGCCTGCGGCATGCCAACGATGCTACGCCTGCGCCGCATCATCATGCCGCTTCTGCTGCGCCATGCCATCCCCGCGCTCGGCAACGTATGGCAACTGGTGCTGAAAACCTCTGCGCTGGTTTCCGTTACCGGTGTCGCCGAACTGATGACACAGTCGCAAACCGGTGCAGGCTCTACTGGCAAACCGTTTGATTTCTTCATGGCTGCCGCACTGCTGTATCTGCTTATTTCGATCGGTTCCGGCTGGATTATGCGCCGCGCCGAGTCTCATTATTCCCGGGGTGTGAAACGCTGA
- the cysG gene encoding siroheme synthase CysG — translation MDYLPIFCQLHDKPCLLVGGGEIAERKARLLLDAGAVITVNALDFNDQFRAWEQDAQLTLVHGTFDPTLLDQVWLVIAATDDQDVNNHVYASASERRIFCNVVDSPERASFIMPSIIDRSPLMVAVSSGGAAPVLARLLREKLESILPQNLGKLATFAGELRSRVKKRFCKMSARRRFWEKLFVHDRLAQALANEDHQRVQQLTELLFSAPLDDRGEVTLVGAGPGDAGLLTLKGLQHLQQADIVVYDRLVSKEILNLSRRDAERIFVGKASGYHCMPQEQINQLLEEKARAGHRVVRLKGGDPFIFGRGAEELEHLQQAGVPFSVVPGITAASGCSAYSGIPLTHRDRSQGVRLITGHVKHDTDLDWSSLAAEKQTLVFYMGLQQAEYIQSKLIEQRLPETVPVAIIENGTSTKQRVLSGQLSQLSELAQQASSPSLIIIGNVVELREKLSWFSDQTA, via the coding sequence ATGGATTACCTGCCAATATTCTGTCAGCTACACGATAAACCTTGTCTATTGGTAGGGGGTGGTGAAATAGCCGAGCGCAAAGCCCGGCTGTTGCTGGACGCTGGCGCAGTCATTACCGTCAATGCGCTCGATTTTAACGATCAATTTCGCGCCTGGGAGCAGGATGCGCAGTTAACGCTGGTACACGGCACGTTCGATCCTACACTGCTGGACCAGGTATGGCTGGTGATTGCCGCCACTGACGATCAGGACGTCAATAATCATGTCTATGCCAGCGCCAGCGAGCGTCGGATTTTCTGTAATGTCGTCGATTCACCAGAACGCGCGAGCTTCATTATGCCGTCGATCATTGACCGTTCACCGCTCATGGTCGCCGTATCTTCTGGCGGTGCCGCACCGGTATTAGCCCGTCTGCTACGGGAAAAACTGGAAAGTATTCTGCCGCAAAATCTCGGTAAGCTGGCGACATTCGCAGGTGAACTGCGCAGCCGAGTGAAAAAACGTTTCTGCAAGATGAGCGCACGCCGTCGCTTCTGGGAAAAACTCTTCGTACACGATCGGCTGGCGCAGGCGCTGGCAAATGAAGACCATCAACGTGTTCAGCAACTGACGGAACTGCTTTTCTCCGCCCCGCTGGATGACCGGGGTGAAGTGACGTTGGTCGGCGCCGGACCAGGTGATGCAGGATTACTGACGTTGAAAGGCCTACAGCATCTACAACAGGCCGATATCGTCGTTTACGATCGGTTAGTCTCGAAAGAGATCCTCAATCTGTCACGCCGCGACGCCGAACGCATCTTCGTGGGTAAAGCGTCTGGCTATCACTGCATGCCTCAGGAGCAAATCAATCAGTTGCTTGAAGAAAAGGCGCGAGCGGGCCATCGCGTCGTCAGGCTGAAAGGCGGTGACCCTTTTATCTTCGGCCGTGGCGCCGAAGAGCTGGAGCATCTGCAGCAGGCGGGCGTGCCGTTCTCCGTCGTACCTGGTATTACCGCCGCGTCGGGCTGTTCAGCCTACAGCGGTATCCCACTCACCCATCGCGATCGCTCGCAGGGCGTCAGACTGATCACCGGACACGTTAAACACGACACCGATCTGGATTGGTCCAGCCTCGCAGCGGAAAAGCAGACGCTGGTGTTTTATATGGGGCTGCAACAAGCCGAGTACATTCAAAGCAAGCTGATCGAACAGCGGTTACCGGAAACCGTGCCTGTCGCGATTATCGAAAACGGCACCTCTACCAAACAGCGCGTCCTGAGTGGACAGCTCTCTCAACTGAGCGAATTAGCACAACAGGCCAGCAGCCCGAGTTTGATCATCATCGGCAACGTCGTCGAGCTACGGGAAAAGTTGAGCTGGTTCTCTGACCAGACAGCATAA
- the nirD gene encoding nitrite reductase small subunit NirD gives MSQWTTVCKLDDILPGTGVCALVEQQQIAVFRPRNDEQVYAISNIDPFAQASVLSRGILAEHHEELWVASPLKKQHFRLYDGFCLEDGAYSVAAYDTQVTNGNVQISIADRDIAVDNSQPLP, from the coding sequence ATGAGCCAGTGGACGACCGTATGTAAGTTAGACGACATCCTGCCCGGCACCGGCGTTTGCGCGCTCGTCGAACAGCAGCAGATCGCCGTGTTCCGACCGCGTAACGACGAGCAGGTTTACGCCATCAGCAATATCGATCCGTTCGCGCAGGCTAGCGTATTAAGCCGTGGCATACTGGCCGAACATCATGAGGAGCTTTGGGTAGCAAGCCCATTGAAAAAACAGCATTTTCGCCTTTATGATGGCTTTTGCCTGGAGGATGGAGCCTATTCTGTTGCAGCTTACGATACTCAGGTAACCAACGGTAATGTGCAAATATCCATCGCAGACCGTGACATTGCGGTTGATAATAGCCAACCATTACCTTAA